The Sulfurimonas lithotrophica genome includes a region encoding these proteins:
- the acpS gene encoding holo-ACP synthase, whose translation MIGIDLIKTSRMKRLMERFEDKALQKFLNEDEILLVKNYKTAAGFWAVKEAVSKALGTGIGSECAFSDIIISKTSKGSPEIKLSEKIIENFNIKDSSVSITHDGEYAIAVAAIETKS comes from the coding sequence ATGATAGGTATAGACTTAATCAAGACATCCAGAATGAAGCGTCTAATGGAGCGTTTTGAAGATAAAGCACTTCAAAAATTTTTAAATGAAGATGAAATACTACTTGTTAAAAACTATAAAACTGCAGCCGGTTTTTGGGCTGTTAAAGAAGCTGTATCAAAAGCTTTGGGAACCGGAATAGGAAGTGAGTGTGCATTTAGCGATATTATAATTTCTAAAACATCTAAGGGCTCACCTGAGATAAAATTATCCGAAAAAATTATTGAGAATTTTAATATAAAAGATAGTAGTGTATCAATTACACATGATGGGGAGTATGCTATAGCCGTAGCAGCTATAGAGACTAAGTCTTAA
- a CDS encoding Lon protease family protein — MINSLDVKQLYNECDISIFDFETTNDLKLLKQPIGQKNAIEAVKFGTHIQQEGYNIFVMGASGSGKHSAVINFLEKKSKKENNISDWCYVNNFKNYQKPIIIKLKAGKAQEFKNDIDELIGLIKTILPSTFDSNEYRNEIEAINKKYVNMQSDIFMYLQNKAKEYEVSMNASNASRVTFVPIVGGKVLSPEEFNSIDAKKKKEIQKRMNEFEAIVKEKLREVSQLNKSLQKELKSHDKKVTQQAVGSLIDEVKHKYEENEKIVDYLSELQNDIINNIQDFLAKPENMSLPPFMKDFYTPSFEKYEVNLFISHEDNKNAPVIYEDNPTQQNLVGKIEHVSQVGTLVTNFSMIKPGALHKANGGYLILDARKLLTQPFAYEELKRVLRSKEIRIESLAQQYSFISTTSLEPEPIPLDVKVVLIGERMLYYLLYQYDPDFKELFKVSADFEDEMPRDEKNIKLYARMIGTISKQDNLLPLTPEAVSMVIEQSSRNISNSLKLSTHLRTLSDILKEADYYSRELSHEAIEKKDIEKALKAQNNRKNRIQTKLYDLIDDGTLMIDLSGDKVGQINALSYISIGGHNFGTPSRITATTRIGKGEIIDIERKVDLGGPIHSKGVMILSSYLGYKYAKDIPLSLNASLVFEQSYGMIDGDSASSTELYAILSSLSGLSIKQNIAVTGSVNQFGEIQPIGGVNEKIEGFFDICMRNNPRLSYAVIIPKRNVKNLMLKNDVLKAVKAKKFAIYAVESIDEGIEILTGVKASNVNDLVTKRVRELSLKVKEFYKSTDSEKN; from the coding sequence ATGATTAACTCTCTCGATGTTAAACAACTTTACAACGAATGTGATATTTCAATATTTGACTTTGAAACTACAAATGATTTAAAACTTTTAAAGCAACCCATTGGTCAAAAGAATGCAATAGAAGCCGTAAAGTTTGGTACACACATACAGCAAGAAGGCTACAATATCTTTGTAATGGGTGCATCCGGTAGTGGAAAACACTCAGCAGTTATAAATTTCTTAGAAAAAAAATCCAAAAAAGAAAATAATATAAGTGACTGGTGTTATGTAAATAATTTTAAAAACTACCAAAAGCCGATAATTATTAAACTAAAAGCAGGAAAAGCCCAAGAATTTAAAAATGATATTGATGAGTTGATAGGTTTAATCAAAACAATCTTACCTTCGACATTTGACTCTAACGAATACAGAAACGAAATTGAAGCCATAAATAAAAAGTATGTAAATATGCAATCAGATATATTTATGTACCTGCAAAACAAGGCAAAAGAGTATGAAGTCTCCATGAATGCTTCAAATGCAAGTCGTGTAACTTTTGTACCTATAGTTGGAGGTAAAGTATTATCTCCCGAAGAGTTTAATTCTATAGATGCAAAGAAGAAAAAAGAGATTCAAAAAAGGATGAACGAGTTTGAAGCAATCGTAAAAGAGAAACTAAGAGAAGTAAGTCAGTTAAATAAATCACTGCAAAAAGAACTTAAATCTCATGATAAAAAAGTCACACAACAAGCAGTCGGGTCTTTAATAGACGAAGTTAAACATAAATATGAAGAGAATGAAAAAATAGTAGATTATCTAAGCGAACTTCAAAATGATATTATAAATAATATACAGGATTTTTTGGCAAAACCCGAAAATATGAGTTTACCTCCGTTTATGAAAGACTTTTATACCCCGTCTTTTGAAAAATATGAAGTAAACCTTTTTATCTCACATGAAGATAATAAAAATGCACCTGTTATATATGAAGATAACCCGACCCAACAAAATTTAGTGGGAAAAATCGAACACGTATCGCAAGTGGGGACTTTAGTTACGAACTTTAGTATGATAAAACCCGGTGCTCTTCATAAGGCAAACGGCGGTTATCTTATACTAGATGCAAGAAAGCTTTTAACACAGCCTTTTGCATATGAAGAGTTAAAAAGGGTACTTCGCTCAAAAGAGATTAGAATAGAGTCTTTAGCTCAACAGTATTCTTTTATCTCGACGACGTCTCTTGAACCAGAACCTATACCTTTAGATGTAAAAGTCGTACTGATTGGTGAGAGGATGCTTTATTATCTACTATATCAATATGATCCGGATTTTAAAGAACTTTTTAAAGTAAGTGCAGATTTTGAAGATGAGATGCCAAGGGATGAAAAAAATATTAAACTCTATGCTAGAATGATAGGTACAATATCTAAACAGGATAATCTTCTGCCTCTGACTCCAGAAGCTGTTTCAATGGTAATTGAACAAAGTTCTAGAAATATCTCAAACTCTTTAAAGCTATCGACTCATCTTCGTACATTGTCGGATATATTAAAAGAGGCTGATTATTATTCAAGAGAACTATCCCATGAGGCAATAGAAAAAAAAGATATTGAAAAAGCACTAAAAGCTCAAAATAACAGAAAAAACAGAATACAAACAAAACTTTACGATTTGATTGATGACGGTACTCTTATGATAGACCTAAGCGGAGATAAGGTCGGACAGATAAATGCTTTAAGTTATATCTCTATAGGCGGACACAATTTTGGAACGCCCTCACGTATAACAGCTACGACACGAATAGGTAAGGGTGAGATAATAGATATTGAACGCAAGGTTGATTTAGGAGGTCCTATTCATTCCAAAGGTGTTATGATTTTGTCTTCATATTTAGGCTACAAGTATGCAAAAGATATACCTCTAAGTCTTAATGCCTCTTTGGTTTTTGAGCAATCATATGGAATGATTGACGGTGACAGTGCATCTTCAACCGAGTTATATGCAATACTCTCATCACTCTCAGGACTTTCAATAAAACAAAACATTGCAGTCACTGGTTCTGTAAACCAATTTGGAGAAATCCAGCCTATAGGCGGAGTAAACGAAAAGATAGAAGGGTTTTTCGATATATGTATGAGAAATAATCCAAGGTTGTCATACGCAGTTATAATCCCAAAAAGAAACGTTAAAAACCTTATGCTAAAAAATGACGTATTAAAAGCCGTAAAAGCTAAAAAGTTTGCTATCTATGCAGTTGAATCTATAGATGAAGGAATTGAAATTTTAACAGGGGTTAAAGCTAGTAACGTGAATGATTTAGTTACTAAAAGAGTAAGAGAGCTCTCACTAAAAGTTAAAGAGTTTTACAAATCAACTGATAGTGAGAAAAATTAG
- a CDS encoding efflux RND transporter permease subunit, whose product MIRSFIEFAIDKPRLNHIFLSFILILSIFSYLNIPKEIFPPMNMDKIVITGGYVGTSADVLDKMVVKTIEDDLQNVDELETVETTIKNGSFSISVDIKPNSDNILVLNDVKDIVSAVRKDLPSDMSEPVAKILVHSFPLVLIALSGDVDKKELLARADDLKGKLSSLKDLSDITIRGDADEEVVVRLNNKKIIANDLQPALVVSAIKNISSIFPIGTINEKGSHLYISTYNGEKTKEEIEDTIIGVGGVKVKIGDIADVSFELSDESELSHYNGVRNVSINVTKSESGNAIELVKQIREILKTSEKENAGISYDIYTDTSTWIKNRLNVVFSNIAFGLMLVFTAMLIFVERGIALVVAIGIPVSFMIGLIATELLGDSINMLSLLGALIALGMLVDEAIVVAENIYRYLEEGLDRREAVIRGASEMFPAVLAATLTTVFAFLPMLLLSGEMGMFIKIIPIMITVLLLSSLLEAFYFLPLHAHDFLRVKKSRDYTKALWDKLYLWHNNTLHFVFKRKIISLIVIVSSILLLTVVLIKNSKFQMFPDFDNTQIYVYGKVNVNNDLEDTEKIVSEIEKKILANMSKDDMSSVTGVIGFKMDAQNRAITGENMFHIFIDLHEKAPENVFDTYISPYLSVEYDPDVLIRKKYAVDIAEDLKKVVEPLKKKKVGDKLLFEELVVKVPGAGVVANDFEVSLSSKTNHDIMSAISYLEGELKKIKGISNIANDANIGEMELKLRVNEYGQELGFNEQLVSSELRSYYLKGEYGKLFNDSGLIRMKIESKMNELISSIDTVELQVPNTNQFVALKDVCDYVYQQGFVDLKKEDGVRIRSVFASIDKKIITSSEVIARLQGAFKKLESDGFKIDIKGEEKENAKNMREMTQAAVIAIFLIFITLVWLFDSIKKSLIVISTIPLVLFGVFLGHLIMGLNLTMPGLVGIVGLAGVVVNDGLIMVSFIKDAKNTEELMKRALTRLRPILLTSITTVLGLSTLIFFASGQAMILQPMAVSLGYGIAWATLLNLVYIPLLYAVLYKIKDPI is encoded by the coding sequence ATGATAAGAAGTTTTATAGAATTTGCTATTGACAAACCGAGATTAAATCATATATTTTTATCTTTTATTTTAATACTTTCGATTTTTTCGTATCTAAATATACCAAAAGAGATATTCCCGCCTATGAATATGGATAAAATAGTCATAACGGGCGGTTATGTCGGTACAAGTGCGGACGTACTTGATAAAATGGTTGTAAAAACCATAGAAGACGATTTGCAAAATGTAGATGAACTTGAAACTGTTGAGACTACTATAAAAAACGGTTCGTTTTCTATAAGTGTAGATATAAAACCAAACTCAGATAATATTTTAGTTTTAAATGACGTAAAAGATATTGTAAGTGCAGTTAGAAAAGATTTGCCCTCCGATATGTCTGAACCTGTTGCTAAAATATTGGTGCATAGTTTTCCCCTTGTTTTAATAGCACTCTCAGGAGATGTGGATAAAAAGGAACTTTTAGCAAGGGCTGATGACTTAAAAGGCAAGTTGAGTTCTTTAAAAGATTTAAGCGACATTACTATTCGCGGTGATGCAGATGAAGAAGTGGTAGTAAGATTAAACAATAAAAAAATTATTGCAAATGATCTTCAACCTGCATTAGTAGTGTCTGCTATAAAAAATATCAGTTCTATTTTTCCTATAGGTACCATTAATGAAAAAGGCTCACATCTTTACATATCTACTTACAACGGCGAAAAAACTAAAGAAGAAATAGAAGATACGATAATCGGAGTCGGTGGTGTTAAAGTAAAAATCGGTGATATTGCGGATGTTAGTTTTGAGCTAAGTGATGAGAGTGAACTCTCCCACTATAACGGTGTAAGAAACGTATCTATAAATGTAACAAAAAGTGAGAGCGGTAATGCTATAGAACTTGTAAAACAAATACGCGAAATTTTAAAAACAAGTGAGAAAGAAAACGCAGGTATATCTTATGATATCTACACAGATACCTCTACATGGATTAAAAATCGTCTAAACGTAGTTTTCTCAAACATTGCCTTTGGTTTGATGCTTGTATTTACTGCGATGCTTATATTTGTAGAACGCGGGATTGCCCTTGTTGTTGCCATAGGTATTCCCGTTAGTTTTATGATAGGTCTAATAGCTACTGAATTACTTGGTGATTCTATAAATATGCTCTCACTTCTTGGTGCATTAATAGCACTCGGTATGCTTGTGGATGAGGCTATAGTTGTTGCAGAAAATATCTACAGATACCTTGAAGAAGGTCTTGATAGGCGTGAAGCGGTAATAAGAGGTGCGAGTGAGATGTTTCCGGCGGTTTTAGCAGCTACACTGACAACTGTTTTTGCATTTTTACCTATGCTTCTTTTAAGCGGTGAGATGGGGATGTTTATAAAAATAATCCCTATAATGATTACCGTACTTTTGTTATCGTCTTTACTTGAAGCATTTTATTTTTTACCGCTTCATGCACATGACTTTTTACGTGTAAAAAAATCACGTGATTACACAAAAGCATTATGGGATAAGCTTTATTTATGGCATAACAATACACTTCATTTTGTATTTAAAAGAAAGATTATCTCTTTGATTGTAATTGTTTCAAGCATTTTGCTTTTAACGGTTGTTCTTATAAAAAATTCAAAATTTCAAATGTTTCCTGATTTTGATAACACGCAGATATATGTCTATGGTAAGGTAAACGTAAACAATGATTTAGAAGATACTGAAAAAATAGTAAGTGAAATAGAGAAAAAAATACTTGCTAATATGTCAAAAGACGATATGTCTTCTGTAACGGGTGTTATAGGTTTTAAGATGGATGCACAAAACAGAGCTATAACCGGCGAAAATATGTTTCATATTTTTATAGATTTACATGAAAAAGCGCCTGAAAATGTTTTTGATACGTATATAAGTCCGTATTTATCAGTTGAGTATGACCCTGATGTTTTGATAAGAAAAAAGTATGCAGTAGATATAGCAGAAGATTTGAAAAAAGTTGTTGAACCTCTTAAAAAGAAAAAAGTTGGTGATAAACTATTGTTTGAAGAGTTGGTTGTAAAAGTACCTGGGGCAGGTGTTGTAGCAAATGATTTTGAAGTAAGTTTAAGCTCAAAAACAAATCATGATATTATGAGTGCTATAAGTTATTTAGAAGGGGAACTTAAAAAAATAAAAGGTATATCCAATATAGCAAACGATGCAAATATAGGTGAGATGGAACTAAAACTCCGTGTTAACGAATATGGACAAGAGTTAGGTTTTAATGAACAGTTGGTATCTTCAGAACTGCGTTCATATTATCTAAAAGGTGAGTACGGAAAACTCTTTAACGATTCGGGATTAATCCGTATGAAGATAGAAAGTAAGATGAATGAACTTATTTCATCCATAGATACGGTAGAGTTACAAGTTCCAAATACAAATCAGTTTGTAGCACTAAAAGATGTTTGTGATTATGTTTATCAGCAAGGTTTTGTCGATCTTAAAAAAGAAGACGGTGTACGTATAAGAAGTGTGTTTGCATCTATAGATAAAAAAATTATAACTTCATCCGAGGTCATAGCAAGGCTTCAAGGGGCATTTAAAAAGCTCGAAAGTGACGGTTTTAAAATAGATATTAAAGGTGAAGAAAAAGAAAATGCCAAAAATATGAGAGAGATGACGCAAGCTGCCGTGATAGCTATCTTTTTAATCTTTATAACTCTTGTATGGTTATTTGATTCTATCAAAAAATCGTTGATAGTTATTAGTACGATTCCTCTTGTATTATTTGGAGTATTTTTGGGTCATCTAATTATGGGCTTAAATCTTACTATGCCGGGACTTGTAGGTATAGTCGGACTTGCGGGAGTTGTTGTAAATGACGGTCTCATAATGGTTAGTTTTATTAAAGATGCAAAAAATACAGAAGAGTTGATGAAAAGAGCTCTTACTCGCTTGCGTCCTATTTTATTAACATCTATTACAACCGTGCTTGGACTCTCGACACTGATATTTTTTGCTTCGGGTCAAGCTATGATACTTCAACCTATGGCAGTATCTTTAGGTTATGGTATTGCTTGGGCTACGTTGCTAAATTTAGTTTATATACCGTTACTTTATGCCGTGCTTTATAAAATAAAAGACCCCATCTAA
- the thiS gene encoding sulfur carrier protein ThiS, translating to MKLIINGETRDFESSKTLQEILKELDLDGKVMAAAVNMEIVKQDKWSEFKPNDGDKLELLDFVGGG from the coding sequence ATGAAACTAATAATTAACGGTGAAACTAGGGACTTTGAAAGCTCTAAGACACTTCAAGAGATACTAAAAGAGTTAGATTTAGACGGTAAAGTTATGGCTGCTGCTGTTAATATGGAGATTGTCAAACAAGACAAATGGTCTGAGTTTAAACCAAATGACGGTGATAAGTTAGAGCTTTTAGACTTTGTCGGCGGAGGCTGA
- a CDS encoding response regulator, giving the protein MKYILLISILLTTFLSAKNQIVIGTFSKKQSAYNIKNELNETINKDLDFKTFLEENNIKSVVKKDGKYFIVTLEPFTDKKIQTSALNTIKQTKFEDAYILKISPEVEAITVEPKKVKQQDIVKKDQSVIVEEVTPALIKALDVEKKSLTQKENKKVEVEEKQQKKLYKPVSQPQVAQENFVQTYLIEIIAFIAILILLVIYIFIIRNRHKKEFIDKELYKEFQEQETLEDIVIEDDFDDLKEEQNIIQEEPVYELPEDSQIMEEVPQLRYPTSSVKKQEVPKHNKISKESFKEFEGIRIIIAEDNLINQKVVKGLLAESGIELKVVDDGQEVINHLEEDDAYSIILMDVHMPNMDGFEATKIIRSNPKYSHITVIALSGDIAADDIAKMREVGMQENLEKPLKMDSLYDILYAYSHKNEKQAQTKLSKKELDAETGLEVCGGDESFYKEILNDFLKNYENSTQKIQESLNNKDLESVHRLLIDVSGVIANIGAKNTQELLKELMQSLQNPEDEQYQKIFEEYSKHFEVLQQEIRDYIS; this is encoded by the coding sequence ATGAAATATATCTTATTAATCTCAATTCTTTTAACAACTTTTCTTTCTGCGAAAAATCAAATAGTGATAGGTACTTTTTCAAAAAAACAAAGTGCGTACAATATAAAAAATGAGCTTAACGAGACAATAAATAAAGATTTGGATTTTAAAACTTTTTTAGAAGAGAATAATATTAAAAGTGTAGTTAAAAAAGACGGAAAATATTTTATTGTAACTTTAGAACCCTTTACAGATAAAAAGATACAGACGTCTGCTTTAAATACGATAAAACAAACAAAGTTTGAAGATGCATATATATTAAAAATTTCACCTGAAGTAGAAGCTATAACAGTTGAGCCCAAAAAAGTTAAACAACAAGATATTGTCAAAAAAGATCAAAGCGTTATTGTAGAAGAAGTAACACCTGCTCTCATAAAAGCTTTGGATGTTGAAAAAAAGTCTCTGACACAAAAAGAAAATAAAAAAGTAGAAGTAGAAGAAAAACAGCAAAAGAAGCTTTACAAACCTGTATCACAGCCGCAAGTTGCTCAAGAAAACTTTGTTCAGACCTATTTAATTGAAATAATCGCTTTTATTGCTATATTAATATTACTTGTTATTTATATATTTATAATTAGAAATAGACATAAAAAAGAATTTATAGATAAAGAATTATATAAAGAATTTCAGGAACAAGAAACTCTTGAAGATATTGTTATAGAAGATGATTTTGATGACTTAAAAGAGGAACAAAATATTATTCAAGAGGAACCTGTTTATGAACTACCTGAAGACTCTCAAATCATGGAAGAAGTTCCTCAACTGCGCTATCCTACTTCATCCGTAAAAAAACAGGAAGTTCCTAAACACAATAAAATCTCTAAAGAATCTTTTAAAGAGTTTGAAGGCATCAGAATTATCATAGCAGAAGATAATTTAATTAATCAAAAAGTCGTAAAAGGTCTTTTAGCTGAATCAGGCATAGAGTTAAAAGTTGTAGATGACGGTCAAGAAGTTATAAACCATTTAGAAGAAGATGATGCATACAGCATTATTTTAATGGATGTACATATGCCTAATATGGATGGATTTGAAGCAACAAAAATAATACGCTCCAATCCTAAATATTCACATATTACAGTTATAGCTCTAAGTGGTGATATAGCGGCTGACGACATTGCAAAAATGCGTGAAGTCGGGATGCAAGAAAACCTTGAAAAGCCGTTAAAAATGGATTCTTTATACGATATTTTATATGCATATTCCCATAAAAATGAAAAACAAGCTCAAACCAAGCTGTCAAAAAAAGAGCTGGATGCTGAAACGGGTCTTGAAGTTTGCGGAGGAGATGAGAGTTTTTACAAAGAGATATTAAATGACTTTTTGAAAAATTATGAAAACTCTACACAAAAGATTCAAGAGTCTTTGAACAATAAAGATTTAGAGTCCGTGCATAGACTGTTAATTGATGTTTCAGGAGTTATTGCTAATATAGGGGCTAAAAATACTCAAGAACTTTTAAAAGAATTAATGCAGTCCCTGCAAAATCCTGAAGATGAACAATATCAAAAAATATTTGAAGAGTATTCAAAACATTTTGAGGTGTTACAACAAGAAATAAGAGATTATATCTCTTAG
- a CDS encoding F0F1 ATP synthase subunit A has translation MGELFTFFGLVSHSKEFIYTTHMLLAAGIAIILAKMAMSNLKLVPTGTQNVMEAYISGVLKMGTDTMGKDEARRYLPLVATIGLFVGIANLIGVVPGFEAPTAFLEFAFTLALAVFVYYNFEGIRRNGVIKYFKHFLGPVWWLYWLMFPIEIVSHFSRLVSLSFRLFGNVKGDDMFLMVILMLAPWILPMIPFALLTFMAFLQAFIFMMLTYVYLTGAVVMEDH, from the coding sequence ATGGGTGAATTGTTTACTTTTTTCGGGCTTGTATCACACTCTAAAGAGTTTATATATACAACGCATATGCTACTAGCGGCAGGTATTGCTATAATCTTAGCAAAAATGGCTATGAGCAATTTAAAACTAGTTCCGACAGGGACTCAAAACGTTATGGAAGCATATATTTCCGGTGTTCTTAAAATGGGAACTGATACTATGGGTAAAGATGAAGCTCGTCGTTATCTTCCTCTTGTAGCTACTATCGGTTTATTTGTAGGTATTGCCAACTTAATCGGTGTTGTTCCGGGTTTTGAAGCACCGACTGCATTTTTAGAGTTTGCATTTACGTTGGCTTTAGCTGTATTTGTTTACTACAATTTTGAAGGTATCCGTCGTAACGGTGTTATCAAATATTTCAAGCACTTTTTAGGTCCGGTTTGGTGGTTATACTGGTTAATGTTCCCGATTGAAATCGTATCTCACTTCTCAAGATTAGTTTCTTTATCTTTCCGTTTATTCGGAAACGTAAAAGGTGACGATATGTTCTTGATGGTAATCTTAATGCTTGCTCCTTGGATACTACCGATGATTCCGTTTGCGTTATTAACTTTCATGGCTTTCTTACAAGCTTTCATTTTTATGATGTTGACTTACGTGTACCTAACCGGTGCAGTAGTAATGGAAGACCACTAA
- the rsmH gene encoding 16S rRNA (cytosine(1402)-N(4))-methyltransferase RsmH, which translates to MSEIPHIPVLYREVLDVAKNIGKGIIVDCTMGYGGHSSMMLEDNPNVRLIGIDQDATAIEFSTNRLEPFKDRVDIKKGRFSNIIKDIVKEYDIENIKLVLADIGVSSLQLDQKERGFSYESDNLDMRMDKDAPLSAGEVVNNYSKFELENILREYGELRNYKKIADVIVKNRPFNSAKELSECVKPFMPRGKKIHPATLLMQAIRIEVNDELGELKALLDTIKEARLPNAKIAIISFHSLEDRIVKQTFATWAKSCICDPQAMRCTCGNNHALGKILTKKPITAAEDELKQNPRSRSAKLRVFQMDIK; encoded by the coding sequence GTGTCAGAAATTCCGCATATTCCAGTTTTATATAGAGAAGTATTAGATGTAGCAAAAAATATAGGTAAAGGTATAATTGTGGATTGTACAATGGGTTACGGCGGACACTCGTCTATGATGCTTGAAGATAATCCAAACGTAAGACTGATCGGAATAGACCAAGATGCTACCGCGATTGAATTCTCTACAAATAGATTAGAACCTTTTAAAGACAGGGTTGATATTAAAAAAGGTCGTTTTTCAAATATTATAAAAGATATTGTAAAAGAGTACGATATTGAAAATATAAAATTGGTATTGGCGGATATCGGAGTAAGTTCACTTCAGCTTGACCAAAAAGAGAGAGGTTTTTCATACGAGAGCGACAACCTTGATATGCGTATGGATAAAGATGCACCGCTAAGTGCCGGTGAAGTTGTCAACAACTATTCAAAATTTGAGCTTGAAAATATACTGCGTGAATACGGAGAACTTAGAAACTATAAAAAAATAGCAGATGTTATTGTAAAAAATAGACCGTTTAACTCTGCAAAAGAGCTTAGTGAATGTGTAAAGCCTTTTATGCCTCGCGGAAAAAAAATACATCCTGCTACACTTTTGATGCAGGCTATACGTATAGAAGTTAATGATGAACTCGGGGAGTTAAAAGCTTTATTAGACACTATAAAAGAAGCAAGGCTTCCAAATGCAAAAATAGCAATAATATCGTTTCATTCACTAGAAGATAGAATAGTTAAACAAACTTTTGCAACTTGGGCAAAGTCTTGCATCTGTGACCCACAAGCTATGAGGTGCACCTGTGGGAATAACCATGCACTAGGTAAAATTTTGACTAAAAAACCTATAACTGCCGCAGAAGACGAACTAAAACAAAACCCTAGAAGCCGTAGTGCTAAACTTAGGGTTTTTCAAATGGATATAAAATGA
- a CDS encoding transglutaminase-like domain-containing protein: MDTTQDLNIFLQEDSLIDFSSPAVKALAESLSRGAKSDEDIARHCFMYVRDNINHSGDHKDDITTLKASEVLKHSTGWCYSKSILLAALLRANNIPAGFCYQRLSCSEYQEDVYCLHGLNAIYLKEYGWYRIDARGNKDGVDAQFMPPVEKLAFELEENEFDLEEIYSAPIKEVVHALKTNKSYDEMVDNFPDIKKED, encoded by the coding sequence ATGGATACAACACAAGACCTTAACATATTCCTTCAAGAAGATTCGCTTATTGATTTTTCATCCCCTGCAGTTAAAGCACTTGCAGAGTCACTTTCTCGCGGTGCTAAGAGTGATGAAGATATAGCCAGACACTGCTTTATGTATGTTAGAGACAATATTAATCATAGCGGTGATCATAAAGATGATATTACTACACTAAAAGCTAGTGAAGTTCTAAAACATTCAACAGGTTGGTGTTACTCTAAAAGTATTCTGCTTGCTGCACTTTTACGTGCAAACAATATCCCCGCAGGTTTTTGTTACCAGAGACTCTCATGCAGTGAATATCAAGAGGATGTGTATTGTCTTCATGGACTCAATGCTATATATTTAAAAGAGTATGGTTGGTATAGAATAGATGCAAGAGGCAATAAAGATGGTGTAGATGCACAGTTTATGCCACCTGTAGAAAAGCTTGCTTTTGAGCTTGAAGAAAATGAGTTTGATTTAGAAGAGATATATTCAGCACCTATAAAAGAAGTTGTGCACGCTTTAAAAACGAATAAATCTTATGATGAGATGGTAGATAACTTTCCTGATATAAAAAAAGAGGATTAA